A window of Narcine bancroftii isolate sNarBan1 chromosome 6, sNarBan1.hap1, whole genome shotgun sequence genomic DNA:
tcagcttccaatgctccagacaAACTTTGTCCAATCACTCCTTGTATCCaatactctccaatccaggcaacttcctggtgaacctttttttaaaaaatacaaactttattcaaaactACAAATACAAAACACACAGCTACAACTAAAAACCTCCATTAACATGTGACAAAAATACCTGCGAGAAGCAGTAGTCACTACCAGCTCTCTATTATGCAATATTACATGTCAAATTAAAACATGATTTTCATCGTCAACCTCGCACTAAATCCCCTGGGGTGGCCCACCGTTCCCAGAACTCTGCCACTGTCCCCATACCGCATACTCCTGCTCCACACCACATGGGCCTGGACATAACCCCAAAagatgggcaggcagtcagcTTGCCCTGAACCCTTAACTGCCTGTTGCCTTGACCCTTTAATGGGAGGagaggtgggtggagggggaggagaggtggggagggggggagggagaagggtggaggggggggggaagagaattaTAGGAATAggcagagatggaaacagtgtgaTCACATGGGGTtctctaaaattagaaaaataaatgttcatgCTGTTGGGAGGAATATGTTgttttgttcctcaagtttacattagACCTCACCCTGATGATGGAGAGTCATCAACACAGAAATGATTGTGCACAGGAGCTTCAAGTTTATGGCCACATCCAGAGAGTAGACATCTGCACACCagcccctacacacacacatacacactcttcTCAGGTGCTATGGAACAGTGAAGTTACAGAGAGGGAAACCTGGCCAGAAGTGTGGTACAAAACTTGTTTATTATTCAACTTCTTTTCCAATCAAAGTTAAATTAAGAAAAGCATGGACTTGTATTGATATGCACCCACTAAATTCCAAATTCAGTGTCCGCATTCAAAGAGCAATGGGACAACAAGTTAATTTGCTCCCTCAACCCGGTGGCATGTTTGGTTGATGCATGAAAACACTCTGCTCCTTAGCAAAGTGGTATCCCAGACCTTCACAATGTGGCAAACCCgcaaaccatttacctttctccctggatatttaaaatatattcacTCCATTTTCTCCAGATCTTTTCTCCAGATCATTCAATCATCATTTTCCTCCATTTCTACatccttttccccagggcattcATCAGCAGGCCTTGCTTCTTGAATTTCCATTTCTTCCCCAAACTTGCTCTCGCCTTCAAAACTCGGGGTCTCACTTTCAGCATGAGGTTTATCAAGTGCTTCACACCTTGCAGATTCTGCTGGCGTGTTCTGGCTCATTTTTCCTGTTGCATCTTCTTCTGCGCGTCCTTCTTCTTCTGTGGTGATTGGTCCTGACCCAGGTCTCTTACCTATCCCTCCTGTGGTAGGATTCCCAATTTTGCTTCCTTCCGTCGCACCTTCAGCGACTGGTGGTTTTGTCTCAGCTTCTGTGTCCATCAGCCCTGATGCATTTTCCCTGATGTTGTCCTGTGACGAAGATTGATTGTCTTCCACGGCCATTAAATTGGACACTCCTGAAGATGCTAACTTGCCTTCGGATTGCTTTCCTTGCTTACTGCCAACTTCTCCTTCCAATTTCACAGGCAATGCTGATTTATCCTCTATTTTCTCTCCAAGTTTGGTTTTACAGTTCTTCGTTATTGCATCAGGTTCACTGCCTTTGGTAATAACCTCTTCCTCGTGTTCAGTTTGGTTTTCAGTATCTTCAGGAACCGGAGACTTCCCATCACGGTTAACCTTTTCTTCTGCCTCTGAGATTGTATTGAGAGTTCCAGGCATTACAACATCTTCGCATCTTTGCTCGCTGTCCTGTCTAAAGTGTGTACTCTCCTTGCTTGAATCGGAGCCCTTCTTCTTCAGAGTCtggtctttccctgcctctgatggcaCCTCACTAATTTTAGTGAGCACGTCTTCCTTTGAAccttcctcactcctttgttCAACCACTTCTTTCTTCAGTTCTTCCTGGATGTGGCTGAACCGGTGTTCTGTACCTTTGGGAGGTCCCCACACAAACTCAGAGAGAGGCTGATAGTGTTGTTGAGCAAAAAGGATCAATTTCCTTCTCTCAGATTTATTTCTAATGGTGTAAAGAAAATAGTCCAGAACACTGTCCTTAACCTGAGGTAACTGCTTGTTGATCAGGGTTTCTACGAGAAAGAATTTGACCAGTGGTGTCTGATAGTACTCGAAGCCCAACTCACCAAGGCACTTCAGTATCCTCGTGATGCGCAGATTATTGTGTAAGTGTCTgaaattggaaagaaaaataatcagCGGTGTCTAGGGACACAGACGTTTCCAAATATCTGATCTCGTGCTCCTGAAAAGAGGGCTACAACTCCTTGGAAACAAGAAGGTTTTAATCCCTGAACTCACACTTTTCATTCCCTCAGCCATCACCTTTTCCCAGCACACTCACTCCTCCACAACACCAAGTCTTTCATCACAGGCCCTCATCATTCCTGTGTGTTGTGCCATCAGACTTTGACCATTAACCTATGTGAAGCATCCTGGGCACTACATACATCAAGAACTGTCATTGCTACTCTGGGGTTCATGCCTCTGaattgaggagggcaaggttacTGGCTACCATCCTAATAACATTCCACAGGAGCACAAAAGTGCCCTGCTTGGTTGCAGTATGGTAGCAgtaaagcatcagatcagagatcagtacagagggtgattaaatctgggtctcccttccctctatcttttttttatttatttatttttttttaaattttttatttttcacaccataaatcacattagccatgatatacactttttctttttcacacatatacagtgactttttctccccccaccccccccccccctcatccattttaggtatacaatctaggttgcattaagccagtcagacaatgttgtcattcaacaaaaatacaccagaaattctactgagtccattcttttcttttcttctccttccatcaacttaggtaatgtttgttcccggtaggttttcgctattgtatttaatgtaaggctcccatacttgttcgaattcCCTTCCCTCTATCAATGACACCTACGGGGAGtggtgtttaaagagggctcagagaatcattgaggtcCCTTACTATCCAGTCTGCAGTATCTTTAATACACTACTTGAAGGAAGAGGGTAAGtagcataaaaaccaggactgccaggctggttaacagcttcttcctacagatGGTGAAACTGTTGAACAATCCtagttttatatatattttattttgaatttgtatGTATAAATGTTGTGTGTGTACGTCGGGTGTACtgtggaattaggggatatggggagaaggcaggtaggtggagttaggtcataaattagatcagccatgatcgcattgaatggcggagtaggctcgatgggccatttttggcctactcctgttcctacttcctacgtGTGCCTGTATGTGTGCACTATTGTCCGGAGATAAGCTGTAtgtgtataatcagatgacaataaacttgaacttgaagagtCCTAACAATAGTAAGGGGGCATGAAGTCAGGATAAAGAAGAGGTTTTTATCTTATCACTGCAGAAACTTGCTGTGCATTAACTGGCTGTTGCATTTCCAACATTAAAACAGTGACGTCACTTCCAAGTCAAAACCTACCATGTAAAATGCCCCGTGACATCCTGTCTGCTCtcccaagactgcaagaatctTCAGAGTTCAAGCCATCAAAGAAACCCCTTCCCTTCCATGAACACTTCTCGCTGCCCCAGAAATGCAGCCAACAAATTAAAGGACTCATCTCACCCCAGCCACATCCTCctcaccaacacccccccccccaccacctcaccaACACCCCCTCCAAGTGAGATcatgcatcaccagattcaagaatCATTTCTTTCTGgttgttatcaggctcctggatgaaCCTCACACTGGTAAAACAATATTGCCTTGGCTCTGTGCTAACCAATCACCCTCAGTCAATCAGCACTGTGCGTTTACAGCTGTGCTGTATGAATTGACCAACTGGATTACTTGCAAATCAAACACGTGACGAGGAATTGAACTACGGAAATAAAAGCCTTTGACTGCACTCACAGATTGAGGTTGTGAAATCGCTGTTTCCAGTGATGGGCTCGCTTCACTTCTCCGGTCTCCTCGTTCACCAGCTTGATGCCATAGAAGTCCAGCATCATCTTGTATGCGTCCACCAGCCTCTCCTGGGCAACGTTTGATTGTCTGAACAACTGTCAACAGTG
This region includes:
- the LOC138735881 gene encoding opioid growth factor receptor-like protein 1, translated to MEEEEEEYDSTWAESDEEPSRPPEPQRGAEDQEKTWPESRVWRRSLDHDKGHRRSKRAAMDLQRYRHHYPDLKDNVEQSGNTNFSFYMNKTCSQPNGCKIVEMLTKWKGKYEQLERNHSYIQWLFPLREPGMNWWAKELTIQEIKLFRQSNVAQERLVDAYKMMLDFYGIKLVNEETGEVKRAHHWKQRFHNLNLHLHNNLRITRILKCLGELGFEYYQTPLVKFFLVETLINKQLPQVKDSVLDYFLYTIRNKSERRKLILFAQQHYQPLSEFVWGPPKGTEHRFSHIQEELKKEVVEQRSEEGSKEDVLTKISEVPSEAGKDQTLKKKGSDSSKESTHFRQDSEQRCEDVVMPGTLNTISEAEEKVNRDGKSPVPEDTENQTEHEEEVITKGSEPDAITKNCKTKLGEKIEDKSALPVKLEGEVGSKQGKQSEGKLASSGVSNLMAVEDNQSSSQDNIRENASGLMDTEAETKPPVAEGATEGSKIGNPTTGGIGKRPGSGPITTEEEGRAEEDATGKMSQNTPAESARCEALDKPHAESETPSFEGESKFGEEMEIQEARPADECPGEKDVEMEENDD